In Bacteroides cellulosilyticus, the genomic stretch GATAGACGGTGGTACTCTGGAATTAACGATGGGCGGTGAACCGCTGAAATAAAAGTCAAATAGGTATGAGTCGAAATAGTCGTAATCCGATTTCCTGGGTACCCACCGTCTACTTTGCTATGGGGCTTCCCTTTGTGGTGCTGAATATGGTATCTGTACTGATGTTTAAAGGCCTGGGCATCGATGATGCACAGATTGCTTTGTGGACATCACTGATTATGCTGCCCTGGACACTGAAATTCCTTTGGAGTCCGTTTCTGGAGATGTTCAAAACGAAGAAATATTTTGTAGTGTTGACACAACTGATTACCGGGGCAGGCTTTGCCCTGGTAGCGTTGGCGTTGCATCTTCCGGCTTTCTTTGCCGTATGTATTGCTTTACTGGCGGTTATTGCTTTCAGCGGGGCAACGCATGATGTTGCAACCGATGGTGTTTATATGTCGGAATTGAATAAGCAGGATCAGGCTAAATATATAGGTTGGCAAGGTGCTTTCTATAATATTGCTAAGATTGTCGCATCCGGTGGGTTGGTTTGGTTGGCAGGATGGTTGCTGAAACACTATGGGGGAGTTCCGGGAGCGGAGGAGACTGTTCGTCATGAAGCCACAGTACAGGCTTGGATGACGGTTATGTTCATTCTGGCTGCTGTAATGATATTGCTGGGAGTGTATCACATGCGTATGTTACCTTCGGGAGGAACTGCCGCTACGGGCACGACATCCGGCAGGGAAACATGGAACCGGTTGGTGGAAGTGATCCGGAACTTTTTTCAGAAGAAACATATCTGGTATTACATTACTTTCATCATTCTTTATCGTTTGGCCGAAGGCTTTGTCATGAAGATAGTGCCGTTGTTTCTGAAGGCGGAACGTTCAGTCGGTGGTCTGGGATTGGGAGAACAGGAGATAGGTTTGTACTATGGTACTTATGGGGCGGCTGCATTTGTGCTGGGTTCACTGTTGGCCGGCTATTATATATCACACAGAGGGTTGAGTCGCACGCTGTTTTCACTGTGCTGCATTTTCAATCTTCCGTTTCTGGCTTATACGCTACTGGCCATTTATCAGCCGGAGAACGGCATGTTGATAGGCGGTGCCATTGTGCTTGAATATTTCGGTTATGGTTTCGGATTCGTAGGTTTGTCGCTGTTTATGATGCAGCAAGTGGCACCCGGTAAGCACCAGATGGCTCACTATGCTTTTGCTTCAGGCATCATGAATTTGGGTGTGATGTTGCCGGGTTCTATCAGTGGCTTTGTCAGTAACGCGTTGGGATATAAGACATTCTTCATCTTCACGATGTTTGCTACTATTCCGGCATTCCTGATAACGTATTTTGTGCCGTTTACCTATCCGGATGAAAAGAAAAAATGATATTATTAACAATATAAATAAGAAGAATTATGGACAGTAAAATTATAATGCCTTGGGAAGAACGTCCTGAAGGTTGCTCAGATGTCATGTGGCGCTATTCTAAGAACCCGGTTATCGGGCGTTACCACATTCCGAGTTCCAACAGTATTTTCAACAGTGCGGTAGTTCCGTTCAGAGATGGGTTTGCCGGTGTGTTCCGTTGTGACAATAAGTCGGTGCAGATGAATATCTTTGCGGGCTTTAGTAAAGACGGAATCAATTGGGAGATAAATCACGAGCCCATTAGCTTCAAGGCGGGGAATACGGAGATGATAGAATCCGAGTATAAATATGATCCGCGTGTCACCTGGA encodes the following:
- a CDS encoding MFS transporter encodes the protein MSRNSRNPISWVPTVYFAMGLPFVVLNMVSVLMFKGLGIDDAQIALWTSLIMLPWTLKFLWSPFLEMFKTKKYFVVLTQLITGAGFALVALALHLPAFFAVCIALLAVIAFSGATHDVATDGVYMSELNKQDQAKYIGWQGAFYNIAKIVASGGLVWLAGWLLKHYGGVPGAEETVRHEATVQAWMTVMFILAAVMILLGVYHMRMLPSGGTAATGTTSGRETWNRLVEVIRNFFQKKHIWYYITFIILYRLAEGFVMKIVPLFLKAERSVGGLGLGEQEIGLYYGTYGAAAFVLGSLLAGYYISHRGLSRTLFSLCCIFNLPFLAYTLLAIYQPENGMLIGGAIVLEYFGYGFGFVGLSLFMMQQVAPGKHQMAHYAFASGIMNLGVMLPGSISGFVSNALGYKTFFIFTMFATIPAFLITYFVPFTYPDEKKK